A region from the Fusarium graminearum PH-1 chromosome 4, whole genome shotgun sequence genome encodes:
- a CDS encoding DNA-binding protein creA encodes MQRAQSAVDFSNLLNPTAPAEKEIEKPQQGDVEMATAAVTVIKPNGPLPGGQSSENSNELPRPYKCPLCDKAFHRLEHQTRHIRTHTGEKPHACQFPGCSKKFSRSDELTRHSRIHNNPNSRRGNKAAQAHQQQQHQMHQQGIPHHMLPDGMMAPPPAPKTIRSAPGSALASPNVSPPHSYSTFALPTSAVHYNRGGDISMLAKAATQVERETLTAPPHHHNNNRHHPYFGHGMHSSRGHLPTLSSYHMARSHSGDDDDHYSGSLRHAKRSRPNSPNSTAPSSPTFSHDSLSPTPDHTPIATPAHSPRLRPFSGYELPSLRNLSLQHNTTPALAPMEPHLEQSQFQQGAAPTAQPRPNGISLTDIISRPDGSQRKLPVPQVPKVAVQDLLSDNGFSHSGRSSGTSSLAGGDLMDRM; translated from the coding sequence ATGCAACGAGCACAGTCGGCCGTGGATTTTTCCAATCTACTAAACCCCACAGCACCggctgaaaaggaaatcGAGAAACCCCAACAGGGCGACGTCGAGATGGCAACCGCAGCAGTGACAGTTATTAAGCCCAATGGCCCCCTTCCTGGTGGCCAGTCTTCGGAGAACTCCAACGAGTTGCCCCGACCTTACAAGTGCCCTCTCTGCGACAAGGCCTTCCATCGTCTGGAGCACCAGACTCGTCACATCCGAACTCacactggcgagaagcctCACGCCTGCCAGTTCCCTGGTTGCAGTAAGAAGTTCTCTCGATCCGATGAGCTCACTCGTCACTCTCGTATCCACAACAACCCAAACTCAAGGCGAGGCAACAAGGCTGCTCAAGctcaccagcagcaacagcatcaaaTGCACCAGCAGGGCATCCCCCATCATATGCTTCCTGATGGAATGATGGCGCCGCCTCCTGCCCCCAAGACCATTCGCTCTGCACCTGGCTCTGCTTTGGCCTCACCTAACGTGTCACCTCCTCACTCTTACTCTACATTTGCTCTGCCCACCTCAGCAGTCCATTACAACCGAGGTGGTGATATTTCCATGCTGGCCAAGGCCGCTACTCAGGTCGAGCGCGAGACCTTGACAGCACCTCCTCACCACCACAATAACAACCGCCACCACCCTTACTTTGGTCATGGCATGCACAGCTCTCGAGGCCATTTGCCCACACTTTCTTCTTACCATATGGCTCGTTCTCACTCaggcgacgacgatgacCATTACTCCGGCTCTCTGCGCCATGCTAAGCGCTCCAGGCCTAACTCTCCCAACTCCACAGCTCCTTCGTCACCAACATTTTCTCACGACTCTTTGTCACCTACACCTGACCACACCCCAATCGCCACACCTGCTCACTCTCCTCGTCTGCGGCCCTTCTCAGGCTACGAGTTGCCCAGTCTCCGAAACCTATCACTTCAACATAACACAACGCCTGCTCTAGCTCCTATGGAGCCTCATCTTGAGCAGAGCCAGTTCCAGCAGGGAGCGGCACCCACTGCTCAGCCTCGCCCCAACGGCATCTCTTTAACGGACATCATTAGCCGGCCTGACGGATCCCAACGCAAGCTTCCTGTTCCTCAGGTTCCCAAGGTCGCTGTTCAAGATCTTCTGTCCGATAATGGATTTAGCCACAGTGGCAGAAGTTCAGGAACAAGTAGTTTGGCCGGCGGCGATCTCATGGATCGCATGTAA